The following are encoded in a window of Congzhengia minquanensis genomic DNA:
- a CDS encoding SGNH/GDSL hydrolase family protein: MVGLKKKLSVFLTATLIATTVSGVACATTPGAMGDNIVVNGNFKEDAKGWNGLGTSGGRTSSWVDGVEGTNDGCLSIVYSEDATQNNGNPGFTQGIKLERDAWYVMSARVKIMDFDPSNSNTPKDKVAASIYMTDLPELTNEEKQWHAYAVVAQDTPIPVTEYEKDGKTMCSTEWTTVRGYYKYSGPESYDNANCNLQVRGSRDNNTKISYYVDDIEVYKIANPVANGGFEDTGYSTSGRISSTAGNTTSFNPWGVHASGDVVFSEETAQTGTLGAHVKMTGATTSTLPALSQDVSLPLGQNVNISASMKIADGYTLPEGVTEAKAQILFTHNTYATDTETEERKLMDCGTDYVATVNIADGEWHQLTKDYNTSWNIEATSRGKAKDPANCNGRMYFRLTAVVDGVENRDIVIPYYVDDVAITASDIQVGQMEFFESHDLAPIEYLTETDEIFGRVNITNNTGKENSVNVMMAGYNYKNQLVQLISEPLTIGENENSVTYKTQNALNISKGITKAKLMVWSSNFETAKPYAAPCEITGDFNKINNSLNKLYSTGKLCVGFIGGSITQGSGASASTTYGYAYQTIKWMKERFSQYEIEGHVAGVGGTGSDLGTCRLNEELLIYNPDLVFVEFAVNDGGDPGKKASTEGIIRQVKEHNPNADIVLINTLQLPGFANDYGAKKIPTAVQYKNEVADHYNLGVINVGKALYYTYTDEGKTEPGYYMKDNAHPDDPGHTNYKDTIARWIDSMIANADLSVESSVLVDPMDENYFTGSVVGLDQEGVKKTGTWAEQNRKAGKHNLWDSNNPGDTIEYTFTGTGLGLYMRVAPDTGIINFQIDGGEIKQFDTCDQYVKQGMDRIFYTFLETSLDRAEHTVNISVSGEKNPACNDCTLSIGALLIKD; this comes from the coding sequence ATGGTTGGGCTTAAGAAAAAACTATCTGTTTTTCTGACAGCAACACTTATAGCCACAACAGTGTCAGGCGTTGCATGTGCAACGACGCCTGGCGCTATGGGGGATAACATTGTTGTTAACGGGAACTTTAAAGAAGACGCAAAAGGCTGGAATGGACTTGGCACCTCAGGTGGAAGAACTTCCAGCTGGGTGGACGGTGTTGAAGGCACAAATGATGGATGCCTGTCTATCGTTTATAGTGAAGATGCAACGCAAAACAACGGAAACCCTGGATTTACGCAAGGCATAAAATTGGAACGTGACGCTTGGTATGTTATGTCTGCCAGAGTGAAAATAATGGATTTTGACCCATCAAACTCTAACACGCCGAAAGACAAGGTTGCGGCATCAATTTATATGACGGATCTTCCTGAACTAACAAACGAAGAAAAGCAATGGCATGCATATGCGGTTGTGGCGCAGGATACGCCGATTCCGGTGACGGAGTATGAGAAAGACGGCAAAACAATGTGTTCCACCGAGTGGACAACCGTTCGGGGATATTATAAATACTCCGGACCGGAAAGCTATGATAACGCCAACTGTAACCTTCAGGTTCGCGGCTCCCGCGACAACAATACAAAAATCAGCTATTATGTAGATGATATTGAGGTTTACAAAATTGCTAACCCCGTTGCCAACGGCGGATTTGAAGACACTGGGTATTCTACGTCCGGCAGAATTTCCAGCACTGCCGGAAACACAACCTCGTTTAACCCCTGGGGTGTACATGCCAGCGGAGATGTTGTTTTTTCTGAAGAAACAGCACAAACGGGAACATTGGGAGCACACGTAAAGATGACTGGCGCAACTACTTCCACACTTCCGGCGCTGTCGCAGGACGTCAGTCTTCCCCTGGGACAAAATGTGAATATATCTGCTTCCATGAAAATTGCAGACGGATATACACTTCCCGAAGGTGTTACCGAAGCGAAAGCTCAAATATTGTTTACACACAATACCTATGCTACGGATACCGAAACAGAAGAACGCAAGCTGATGGACTGCGGAACCGATTACGTTGCGACGGTGAATATTGCAGACGGTGAATGGCATCAGCTTACGAAAGACTATAACACTTCATGGAATATTGAAGCAACGAGCAGGGGAAAAGCAAAAGACCCCGCAAACTGCAACGGACGCATGTATTTCAGATTGACTGCGGTTGTGGACGGAGTTGAGAATAGGGATATTGTGATTCCCTATTATGTGGATGATGTAGCCATTACTGCGTCGGACATTCAGGTTGGCCAGATGGAATTTTTTGAATCTCACGATTTGGCTCCGATTGAATATCTGACCGAAACAGATGAAATCTTCGGGAGAGTAAATATTACAAATAACACAGGGAAAGAGAACAGTGTGAACGTGATGATGGCTGGCTACAACTATAAAAACCAGCTTGTTCAGCTTATTTCTGAACCACTTACAATTGGAGAAAATGAAAACTCTGTAACCTATAAAACACAGAATGCACTGAATATTTCAAAAGGCATTACAAAAGCAAAGCTTATGGTTTGGTCCTCTAATTTTGAAACTGCAAAACCGTATGCTGCTCCTTGCGAAATCACAGGAGATTTTAATAAGATTAATAATTCTTTGAACAAACTATATTCTACAGGCAAACTTTGTGTTGGATTTATCGGCGGTTCCATTACACAGGGGTCCGGCGCAAGCGCGAGCACGACTTATGGCTACGCTTATCAGACAATCAAGTGGATGAAAGAACGTTTTTCACAGTATGAAATTGAAGGCCATGTTGCAGGTGTTGGCGGCACAGGCTCTGACCTAGGCACATGCCGCTTAAACGAAGAACTTTTAATTTACAATCCTGATTTGGTGTTTGTTGAATTTGCAGTGAACGACGGCGGCGACCCGGGCAAAAAAGCTTCTACTGAAGGAATTATCCGTCAGGTGAAAGAGCATAACCCGAATGCAGACATTGTGTTGATTAACACACTGCAGCTTCCGGGATTTGCAAATGACTATGGCGCTAAGAAGATTCCGACGGCTGTGCAGTATAAAAACGAAGTGGCCGACCATTATAATTTGGGCGTAATCAACGTGGGCAAAGCTCTTTACTACACTTATACAGACGAAGGCAAAACAGAACCAGGCTATTATATGAAGGATAACGCTCATCCGGATGATCCTGGACATACAAATTATAAAGACACCATTGCCAGATGGATTGACTCCATGATCGCAAACGCAGATTTAAGCGTTGAATCTTCGGTTTTGGTTGATCCCATGGATGAAAACTACTTTACGGGCAGTGTTGTTGGACTTGATCAGGAAGGTGTAAAAAAGACCGGAACCTGGGCGGAACAAAACAGAAAAGCCGGCAAGCATAACCTTTGGGACTCCAACAATCCGGGTGATACTATTGAATATACCTTTACAGGAACAGGTCTTGGACTTTACATGCGTGTAGCGCCGGACACCGGAATTATTAATTTCCAGATTGACGGCGGTGAAATCAAACAGTTTGACACCTGCGACCAGTATGTAAAGCAGGGTATGGACCGTATTTTCTACACGTTCTTGGAAACTTCGTTAGACAGAGCAGAGCACACCGTGAACATTTCAGTCAGCGGTGAAAAGAATCCTGCCTGCAACGACTGCACATTAAGTATCGGAGCACTATTAATTAAAGATTAG
- a CDS encoding carbohydrate binding domain-containing protein produces the protein MLKLGLIKRITAVSLMVLVVLLTLPSVINGTEILPAADNAGNENLIQNPGFEAELEGWDINAGKLLNQNGGFEKDVASWNVSGASCTWTKGGADNSSGCAFVEVTNGFNDISQNVMLNIGTSYRITCSIKLAEKNGEYTESLATMLFSYDKKKTEYPSNIPVNSETWSKFDFIFTPRNDPENYGGLAKMYVRIGPTGQQNEADFDYYIDDFNCEELISDAEVTSASPGADGTGKCVKVTTGNSAPFVPTQYVPMEQNSWYIMSAKVKMESGSAKAQFAVRHDNYTVEYIGNTFTVTDQWTDVKAFYKSYTREIGAMSGDVYLCVGGKNNTSVLTYYIDDVSVTKNTKLYINGNFELENDVTGWIESYKDANGKTIWSSSMPQWVSEPTHSGSGAAKIVPITNNLQRCAQFVHLEKDVWYQVSFWVKLEEGQGDSEAEIIRTQISDDVDTGSMYMASGTPVNDREWTEVSSYFKYNGTNRVADCQLFLRIGSDPKNSKIPYYFDDFSVKPVEPDQITFRGNTKIIIPQSGEKQEPFSAVASKEFDGITYEFDRDELFFQITDALPSGITFAGNKLTVQSSAPECELNLIVTSKIYPDLTKNVLIKVVSELTNLKDTIHRAETVYEETDEIISGSKKRFLTEIDKARQVLLSQPTLEEAALASAALEDATERFLRAADRNVLEPVLENARFVYESTPVGTAPGHSSEQNKQTLQAAISSVEEMINGTKELFYEEIVEIKRMLNDAVYDFQRGLVPFAEFFVDPVNGNDGNSGTKEEPFLSIERARDAAQTISYQMDGDIIVNLLGGTYDYSEMDLTFTAQDSGKNGYYIVYRAPSGELPVINGGKQINGWTLFDSEKNIYRAPAEHIQSRQFYVNGIRATRARKDIDAAGWTYDSGEFGHTVPAEFSYLKDLHNLSEAELVYYSAWTNPRCKIKSVSVDEDETVKVEMQQPGWNSIRNKGGSSAKNPWYIENAYEFLDEEGEWYLDAADGYLYYKPRQSENLENAYTVLAANDGEMVTIAGSSPDNVVKNLLFSGITFSYSTWMRPSTAYGHSDAQNNHLRDSADKTLSGDTLPPAAVSAQYAHSVDFTNCEFSHLGISALKMIRCIQDCRIYTNRFYDISGSAVNVGEPATGKIDNAYPNNFNYLPAHEKYYIRNNNIINNYIHHTAVDYRSAAAISAGFPIDMEIAYNTISDTAYSGMHIGYGWKSIPTSIMRNNQIHHNRILNVMNTVINDGGGIYTIGPTSGTDQAPNLIYENYFEGQSGYGGSVYNDQGSSFWKVERNVSNLSGSPAWSNANQEHRWLNYWSKDNNDMFADENYASDYQLWEDHGQNNYLGKTYYVTDLNWPEKAQKIINSAGIAENHKDLTAYVRAYTTLRADSDGAGSTVQFENTLGEPVSATIMLAAYDKDGALVDLKTSVLSVEPGFSEIQEYHFNLSNIECEKVKLLIWEGSSIGNSNFVPLAAAKTVMLNKQINSVERND, from the coding sequence ATGTTGAAATTGGGGTTAATAAAGCGAATAACAGCAGTATCGTTAATGGTTCTTGTGGTTCTTTTAACTTTACCGAGCGTTATAAATGGAACTGAAATATTGCCTGCCGCCGATAATGCGGGGAACGAAAATCTAATTCAGAATCCGGGTTTTGAAGCGGAGCTGGAAGGCTGGGATATCAATGCCGGAAAGTTGCTAAACCAAAACGGCGGTTTTGAAAAGGATGTGGCCTCCTGGAACGTCAGCGGCGCAAGCTGCACGTGGACGAAAGGCGGAGCTGACAATTCTTCCGGCTGTGCCTTTGTGGAAGTTACAAACGGGTTTAACGACATCAGCCAGAATGTTATGCTTAACATTGGCACAAGCTACCGGATAACCTGCAGTATTAAACTTGCTGAAAAGAACGGAGAATATACCGAATCGCTGGCCACAATGCTGTTTTCTTATGACAAGAAAAAAACGGAATATCCCAGTAATATACCTGTGAACAGCGAAACCTGGTCGAAATTTGATTTTATCTTCACACCAAGAAACGACCCGGAAAATTACGGTGGATTGGCAAAAATGTATGTCCGGATCGGCCCGACAGGACAACAGAATGAGGCTGATTTTGATTATTACATTGACGATTTCAACTGTGAGGAGCTAATCTCTGACGCAGAGGTTACATCTGCTTCTCCTGGCGCTGATGGAACCGGAAAATGTGTAAAAGTGACCACTGGAAATTCGGCACCTTTTGTTCCAACGCAGTATGTTCCTATGGAGCAAAACAGCTGGTATATTATGTCGGCAAAGGTAAAAATGGAAAGCGGCAGCGCAAAGGCGCAATTTGCCGTTCGCCACGACAACTATACCGTGGAATATATTGGAAATACCTTTACCGTAACCGACCAGTGGACAGATGTGAAAGCATTTTATAAATCCTACACAAGAGAAATCGGCGCTATGAGCGGTGACGTATATTTGTGTGTCGGGGGGAAAAATAACACTTCGGTATTAACCTATTATATTGATGATGTATCTGTTACAAAAAACACAAAGCTCTACATAAACGGTAATTTTGAGTTAGAAAACGACGTTACCGGTTGGATTGAAAGCTATAAAGATGCCAACGGGAAAACCATATGGTCATCTTCTATGCCCCAATGGGTAAGCGAGCCGACGCACTCTGGCTCAGGCGCTGCAAAAATTGTTCCGATAACAAATAACTTGCAGCGGTGTGCCCAGTTTGTTCATTTGGAAAAAGATGTTTGGTATCAGGTGTCTTTCTGGGTGAAACTGGAAGAGGGACAGGGCGACAGCGAAGCGGAAATTATTCGCACGCAAATCAGCGACGATGTTGATACCGGAAGCATGTATATGGCCTCTGGCACGCCGGTGAACGACCGGGAATGGACTGAAGTAAGCTCTTATTTTAAATATAACGGAACAAACAGAGTAGCAGACTGTCAGCTGTTTTTACGAATAGGAAGCGATCCCAAAAATTCTAAAATACCATATTATTTTGACGACTTTTCTGTGAAACCTGTGGAACCGGACCAAATCACGTTCCGGGGAAATACAAAAATTATCATTCCGCAAAGCGGTGAAAAGCAGGAACCGTTCAGCGCTGTTGCGTCAAAGGAGTTTGATGGCATTACCTATGAGTTTGACCGGGACGAGTTATTTTTTCAAATAACCGATGCTCTGCCAAGCGGCATTACATTTGCCGGAAACAAACTCACTGTGCAAAGCAGCGCACCTGAATGTGAACTGAATTTAATCGTAACGTCTAAAATCTATCCAGATTTAACAAAAAATGTGCTGATAAAAGTAGTTTCGGAGCTTACAAATTTAAAAGATACCATTCACCGTGCAGAGACTGTTTATGAAGAAACTGACGAAATTATTTCCGGCTCGAAAAAACGGTTTTTGACGGAAATTGACAAGGCTCGTCAGGTGCTTTTATCTCAGCCAACGCTGGAAGAAGCAGCATTGGCATCGGCTGCGTTAGAAGACGCCACAGAACGTTTTTTGCGCGCGGCAGACCGAAACGTGTTAGAGCCTGTTTTGGAAAACGCACGTTTCGTTTATGAAAGTACGCCGGTGGGCACCGCGCCCGGACACAGTTCAGAGCAAAACAAACAAACGCTGCAAGCAGCAATTTCCTCTGTAGAAGAAATGATAAATGGCACAAAAGAACTTTTTTATGAAGAAATTGTTGAAATAAAACGTATGTTAAATGATGCTGTATATGACTTTCAGCGCGGTCTTGTGCCCTTTGCAGAATTTTTTGTGGATCCGGTAAATGGAAACGACGGAAACAGCGGAACCAAAGAGGAACCGTTCCTTTCAATAGAAAGGGCCAGAGATGCGGCGCAGACCATTTCGTACCAAATGGACGGCGACATCATTGTCAATCTGCTTGGCGGAACTTACGACTATAGCGAAATGGATTTAACTTTTACAGCGCAGGACTCCGGAAAAAACGGATATTATATCGTATACCGGGCCCCCAGCGGCGAACTGCCGGTGATTAACGGCGGCAAACAAATAAACGGCTGGACGTTGTTCGACAGTGAAAAGAACATATACCGTGCGCCGGCTGAACATATTCAATCAAGGCAGTTTTACGTAAACGGTATCCGCGCAACGCGCGCCCGGAAAGATATTGATGCTGCCGGATGGACTTACGATAGCGGAGAGTTTGGGCATACCGTCCCTGCGGAATTTTCTTATTTAAAGGATCTTCACAATTTGTCCGAGGCGGAACTTGTTTATTATTCGGCGTGGACAAATCCACGTTGCAAAATAAAGTCTGTGTCGGTGGACGAAGACGAAACGGTGAAAGTGGAAATGCAGCAGCCTGGCTGGAATTCCATTCGCAACAAGGGCGGAAGCTCTGCAAAAAATCCATGGTATATTGAAAATGCCTATGAGTTTTTAGATGAAGAAGGGGAATGGTATTTAGACGCTGCTGACGGTTATCTCTATTACAAACCTCGTCAGAGTGAAAATCTTGAAAATGCCTATACCGTTCTTGCGGCAAACGATGGGGAAATGGTAACGATTGCCGGCAGCTCACCCGACAACGTTGTCAAAAATCTACTGTTTTCAGGCATTACCTTTTCCTATTCCACCTGGATGCGGCCAAGTACAGCATATGGCCACTCAGACGCTCAAAATAACCACTTAAGAGACTCGGCGGACAAAACGCTTTCCGGCGATACGCTTCCGCCGGCGGCTGTATCTGCACAGTATGCCCACTCTGTTGACTTTACAAATTGCGAATTTTCGCATTTGGGCATATCGGCTCTTAAAATGATTCGGTGCATTCAGGATTGCAGAATTTATACAAACCGGTTTTACGACATTTCAGGCAGCGCCGTGAATGTCGGCGAACCTGCAACCGGCAAAATTGACAATGCATATCCCAACAATTTCAATTATTTGCCGGCACACGAAAAGTATTATATCAGAAACAACAACATTATTAATAATTACATTCACCACACGGCGGTTGATTACAGAAGTGCGGCGGCAATTTCGGCCGGTTTCCCGATTGACATGGAAATTGCCTACAACACTATTTCCGATACGGCTTACAGCGGTATGCATATCGGTTACGGCTGGAAAAGCATTCCCACCAGCATCATGCGGAACAATCAAATCCACCACAATCGGATTTTGAATGTTATGAACACCGTAATCAACGACGGCGGCGGAATTTATACCATTGGCCCAACCAGCGGTACGGATCAAGCTCCGAACCTTATTTACGAAAATTATTTTGAGGGCCAGTCCGGATACGGCGGTTCTGTCTATAACGACCAGGGCTCAAGCTTCTGGAAGGTGGAACGCAACGTAAGTAATCTTAGCGGCAGCCCTGCTTGGTCGAACGCCAATCAGGAGCACAGATGGCTGAACTATTGGTCGAAGGACAACAACGACATGTTTGCAGACGAAAACTATGCCTCTGATTACCAGCTTTGGGAAGACCACGGGCAGAACAACTATTTGGGTAAAACCTATTATGTGACAGACTTAAACTGGCCGGAAAAAGCCCAAAAAATTATAAACAGCGCAGGAATAGCAGAGAATCACAAAGATTTAACTGCTTATGTCCGCGCATATACAACCCTGAGAGCCGACTCTGACGGCGCAGGCAGCACAGTTCAGTTTGAAAACACTTTGGGAGAACCTGTAAGCGCCACAATTATGCTGGCGGCTTATGACAAGGACGGTGCGCTTGTAGATTTAAAAACAAGTGTTCTTTCTGTCGAACCAGGATTTTCTGAAATACAGGAATACCATTTTAATTTGTCAAACATCGAATGCGAAAAAGTGAAATTGCTGATCTGGGAAGGCAGCAGCATTGGAAATTCAAATTTTGTTCCTCTGGCAGCGGCAAAAACAGTGATGCTAAATAAGCAAATTAACAGTGTGGAAAGGAATGATTAA
- a CDS encoding carbohydrate binding domain-containing protein yields the protein MNKVKKLVSILASLTVLMTCTQFVLPASASVLTDRVLSKNGGFEDNIDGWTPGGATCTWQEGGADGSKGCVKVDVINGFNDISQKVNLEIGKKYYITFKAKLTEQNNTGKSAPVTLLFSYDNKKTEYPIQTKYDLNHETWTKAEVIYSPKNEPDNYGGSAKMYIRVGPQPQNEYSFDYYLDDFYCVELNTRENLLVNNDFEYGTVGWNPGGCIVTSVDGGANGTEKAAKVTVDSGKVNNNVLFTQSVSLEHGRYYELSFWAKLEQGETNKGVVLMNHEATGKTENILSNISLGTEWKKIKLYYKYDNTSDTGTHRMLFRPSDDSAVTNYFFDEAAIRPVSDDEVILNSDFDYNTSMWNAQNAALAVSDDTYADSGQSLKVEAQAGGSPAQNVSLKAGESYTVSFWAKSDAALSLIPKVGETALCEAVEIGTNWNRHTFLYTPEEDVTDQPFTFEAADGNAHTYYLDDVEFGKSKPKAENISVTGNPLVGETISVDYTFDNAGLSDEGESRYRIRMADSIFYEELESGTTQSGKPVTLALTEQFENKRLVIDITPVDSNGVVGKMQTIALPRIKRAYEANISFDGTIEPNGAIKPLATIVNNTSEDKTITVVMAVYDANGTMRGVVADKQDAGQFGGKAEFVFQTPVTLPEDVTGYTAKIMIWEAPFGKTGITNMVSLLDSISYQNE from the coding sequence ATGAACAAAGTAAAAAAATTAGTATCAATACTTGCGTCTTTAACTGTGCTTATGACCTGCACGCAGTTTGTTCTGCCTGCCTCTGCATCGGTGCTGACCGACAGGGTGTTGTCTAAAAACGGCGGGTTTGAAGACAATATTGACGGCTGGACTCCGGGAGGCGCAACCTGTACCTGGCAGGAGGGCGGCGCGGACGGCTCGAAAGGCTGTGTGAAAGTTGATGTTATCAATGGTTTTAACGACATCAGCCAGAAAGTTAATTTAGAAATCGGGAAAAAATATTATATCACCTTTAAGGCAAAGCTTACAGAGCAAAACAACACCGGGAAGTCTGCGCCTGTAACGCTGTTATTCTCGTATGATAACAAAAAAACAGAATATCCCATTCAGACCAAATATGATTTAAATCATGAAACATGGACAAAGGCTGAAGTTATCTACTCACCGAAAAATGAACCAGATAATTATGGCGGTTCGGCAAAAATGTATATCCGTGTTGGCCCACAGCCGCAAAATGAATATTCCTTTGACTACTATCTTGACGATTTCTATTGTGTTGAACTGAATACAAGGGAAAACCTGCTTGTAAATAACGATTTTGAGTATGGAACAGTTGGCTGGAATCCGGGTGGCTGTATTGTTACTTCCGTTGACGGAGGCGCCAACGGCACGGAAAAAGCCGCTAAAGTGACGGTTGACAGCGGAAAAGTGAACAACAATGTTTTATTTACACAGAGCGTTTCCTTAGAACACGGGCGGTATTATGAACTGTCTTTCTGGGCGAAGCTGGAACAGGGCGAGACAAATAAAGGCGTGGTGCTCATGAACCATGAGGCCACAGGAAAAACAGAAAATATTTTGTCGAACATATCGCTGGGGACAGAATGGAAAAAAATTAAGCTTTATTATAAATATGACAACACCTCGGACACAGGAACGCATAGAATGTTGTTCCGGCCCAGTGACGACTCGGCAGTGACCAATTACTTTTTTGACGAAGCGGCAATCAGACCCGTTTCTGATGATGAAGTAATTTTAAACAGTGATTTTGATTATAATACCTCCATGTGGAATGCACAAAATGCAGCGCTCGCTGTCAGCGATGACACGTATGCAGACTCTGGCCAGTCATTAAAAGTTGAGGCACAGGCAGGCGGCTCGCCCGCACAGAACGTAAGCTTAAAGGCCGGCGAAAGCTATACAGTAAGTTTTTGGGCAAAGTCCGACGCGGCATTAAGCCTCATTCCCAAGGTTGGCGAAACTGCGTTATGTGAGGCCGTTGAAATTGGTACCAACTGGAATAGGCATACGTTTTTATATACACCGGAAGAAGATGTGACTGATCAGCCGTTTACCTTTGAGGCAGCGGACGGAAATGCGCACACCTACTACCTTGATGATGTGGAGTTTGGTAAAAGCAAGCCAAAAGCAGAGAATATTTCAGTTACAGGAAATCCTTTGGTTGGCGAAACAATCTCAGTTGATTATACCTTTGATAATGCTGGACTCAGCGACGAAGGGGAATCCAGATACAGAATCCGCATGGCAGACAGTATTTTCTATGAGGAGCTGGAAAGCGGAACGACCCAGTCGGGAAAACCGGTTACACTTGCATTAACAGAGCAGTTTGAAAATAAACGTTTGGTGATTGACATTACACCTGTAGACAGCAACGGTGTTGTTGGAAAAATGCAGACAATTGCCTTACCGAGAATTAAAAGAGCATATGAAGCAAATATTTCTTTTGATGGAACAATTGAACCGAACGGTGCAATTAAGCCTTTGGCAACCATTGTAAACAATACGTCGGAAGATAAAACCATTACAGTTGTTATGGCCGTTTACGACGCTAACGGGACAATGCGTGGCGTTGTGGCAGACAAGCAGGACGCAGGCCAGTTCGGCGGAAAGGCTGAATTTGTGTTTCAAACACCGGTGACACTGCCGGAAGATGTAACAGGTTATACTGCAAAAATTATGATTTGGGAAGCTCCTTTTGGAAAAACCGGAATTACCAACATGGTTTCTCTGTTAGACAGCATTTCTTATCAGAATGAATAG